A single genomic interval of Legionella israelensis harbors:
- a CDS encoding HlyD family type I secretion periplasmic adaptor subunit yields MAKRHRSRLFGHIILWTSVLFIAAALIWAYYAKLDEVTTGSGKVIPSSEIQVIQNLEGGIVEKIMVSEGDIVKKGQTLMQIDNTLFMATYNEALKKMTALELEIIRLNALMQNKPLSIPQKYIKSSPNLVQVAEALDKSKKQELEQMNKALALAERELKLTRPLVSRGAVSEVEVLRLERTINELKGKISEFKSKALERLNQARSELLALKEAHMADKDRVTRTTVRSPVKGIINRIKINTMGGVIKPGMDIIEIVPLEDTLLIEAKIRPGDIGFIHPGQKAMVKISAYDFSIYGGLEGKVEQISADTITEEKSNNKEESFYVIRVRTEKNHLGTEKNPLPIIPGMLATVDILTGEKTVLEYILKPIIKAQKTALRER; encoded by the coding sequence ATGGCAAAACGACATCGATCTCGCTTATTTGGACATATTATCTTATGGACGTCAGTCTTGTTTATCGCTGCTGCTTTAATTTGGGCTTATTATGCCAAGCTTGATGAAGTCACGACCGGGAGCGGCAAAGTTATTCCTTCCAGCGAAATTCAGGTTATCCAGAACCTGGAGGGTGGAATTGTTGAGAAAATCATGGTTTCTGAAGGCGATATTGTCAAAAAAGGACAAACTTTAATGCAAATTGACAACACCCTTTTCATGGCAACTTATAATGAAGCATTAAAAAAAATGACGGCTCTTGAACTGGAAATTATACGACTGAACGCCTTAATGCAGAACAAACCGCTTTCCATTCCGCAAAAATATATAAAAAGCTCGCCGAATCTGGTGCAAGTAGCAGAAGCTCTGGACAAAAGCAAAAAACAGGAATTAGAGCAGATGAATAAAGCACTTGCCTTGGCTGAGCGAGAGCTTAAACTGACACGGCCGCTGGTTTCCCGAGGTGCTGTCTCTGAGGTTGAAGTATTACGCCTTGAAAGAACAATCAATGAACTTAAAGGTAAAATTTCCGAATTTAAATCCAAGGCGCTGGAGCGTTTAAATCAGGCTCGCTCTGAACTATTGGCTCTTAAAGAGGCTCATATGGCTGATAAAGACAGAGTAACGCGAACGACCGTTCGTTCACCGGTTAAGGGTATTATTAATCGTATAAAAATAAATACCATGGGTGGTGTTATAAAACCTGGAATGGATATTATTGAAATTGTACCCTTAGAGGACACCTTGCTTATAGAGGCTAAAATACGTCCCGGGGATATCGGATTTATCCACCCGGGACAAAAGGCCATGGTGAAAATTTCCGCCTACGATTTCTCCATTTATGGAGGTCTGGAAGGAAAAGTAGAGCAAATTTCTGCCGACACCATTACCGAGGAAAAGAGCAACAATAAAGAAGAAAGTTTTTATGTTATCCGTGTCAGAACAGAAAAAAATCACCTTGGCACAGAAAAGAATCCACTACCCATCATTCCCGGCATGCTGGCTACCGTTGACATTCTGACAGGTGAAAAAACAGTATTGGAATATATTTTAAAACCTATCATAAAAGCTCAGAAAACTGCTCTAAGAGAACGATAA
- a CDS encoding hypoxanthine-guanine phosphoribosyltransferase, with protein MSIPNKIKEVYEKSTCLFTTNEVEAALDRMAINIHEKLHDQNPVLLCVMVGGLVPLGNLLPRLDFPLELNYVHATRYRGDIRGGELHWKVKPSVDLKGRTVLVVDDILDGGITLAAIIAEIERMGAKKVYSAVLVDKHHKRVEHGLKNADFVGLEVDDHYIFGYGMDYNEYLRNAPGIFVVHPDHEAESIE; from the coding sequence ATGAGTATCCCAAATAAAATCAAAGAAGTGTATGAAAAATCCACTTGCTTATTTACAACCAATGAAGTTGAAGCTGCTTTGGATAGAATGGCCATTAATATTCATGAAAAACTGCATGATCAGAATCCCGTTCTTCTTTGTGTTATGGTGGGTGGTCTTGTTCCTTTAGGAAATTTATTGCCTCGTCTTGATTTTCCTCTTGAACTGAATTACGTGCATGCGACGCGTTATCGTGGTGATATAAGAGGAGGAGAATTACACTGGAAAGTTAAACCCTCTGTGGATTTAAAGGGAAGAACGGTGTTGGTTGTTGATGATATTCTCGACGGAGGGATAACTCTTGCAGCTATTATTGCGGAGATAGAACGCATGGGAGCCAAGAAGGTTTATAGTGCTGTTCTTGTGGACAAACACCATAAGCGCGTTGAGCATGGCTTGAAAAATGCCGATTTCGTCGGCCTTGAAGTGGATGATCATTATATTTTTGGTTACGGTATGGATTACAACGAATATTTGAGGAATGCGCCGGGAATATTCGTGGTTCATCCTGATCATGAGGCAGAAAGTATAGAATAA
- a CDS encoding DUF1820 family protein, whose protein sequence is MTKKSLYRITFANQDAVYEIYARSVTESEMFGFLQVEELTFGENTSLVVDPSEERLKMEFNGVKRTYIPMHSVFRIDEVNKQGLAKVKEKGSDSKISHFPGIEAKRKE, encoded by the coding sequence ATGACAAAAAAGTCATTGTACCGTATTACTTTCGCTAATCAGGATGCTGTTTATGAGATATATGCACGTTCGGTTACTGAAAGTGAGATGTTTGGTTTTTTACAGGTTGAAGAGTTGACGTTTGGTGAAAATACCTCTTTGGTGGTTGATCCTTCGGAAGAACGCTTAAAAATGGAATTTAATGGCGTCAAACGTACATACATTCCCATGCATTCGGTTTTTCGTATCGATGAAGTTAACAAGCAGGGACTTGCGAAAGTCAAAGAGAAAGGGTCAGATAGTAAAATCAGCCATTTTCCCGGAATAGAAGCCAAAAGAAAAGAATGA
- a CDS encoding class I SAM-dependent methyltransferase — translation MSIAQQIIKYRALDQWFQTPQGMCVEEAIAQELMRFNRLVRGKNLLQLGACGDNAWMDVFKPTSSWIVSPDKSNENVDFISLMNQLPLDRNCIDIVIAPLSMEACIEKNALIDEIDRILKPMGFIIIIGINPFGLWSLAAKLGFFSCFGEKKPIIHSPLKMNRLFLQRGYRQCTLKGFWYIPPFKNKQSIKRLSFLNEVGKMLWPFPAGFYFYIAQKYEAAHPDMAIELNEKSLVKDYKSGLQPVANLSSELPLNQNEN, via the coding sequence TTGTCTATAGCTCAACAAATCATTAAATATCGCGCCCTTGATCAATGGTTTCAAACTCCCCAGGGCATGTGTGTTGAAGAAGCCATTGCCCAGGAGCTAATGCGCTTTAATCGGCTTGTTCGTGGAAAAAATCTATTGCAGCTTGGTGCGTGTGGAGACAATGCGTGGATGGATGTTTTTAAGCCGACTTCGTCCTGGATTGTATCCCCTGACAAATCGAATGAAAATGTGGATTTCATAAGTTTAATGAATCAATTACCTTTAGATAGAAATTGTATTGATATTGTAATTGCCCCCTTAAGCATGGAGGCATGCATTGAAAAAAACGCTTTAATTGATGAAATTGATCGAATATTAAAACCTATGGGTTTTATCATTATCATAGGAATTAATCCTTTTGGTCTCTGGAGTCTGGCTGCGAAACTTGGTTTTTTTTCCTGTTTTGGCGAAAAAAAACCAATTATACATTCTCCATTGAAGATGAATCGACTGTTTTTACAAAGGGGGTACAGGCAGTGTACACTGAAAGGTTTTTGGTATATTCCGCCTTTTAAAAATAAACAATCGATAAAGCGATTAAGTTTTTTAAATGAAGTAGGTAAAATGCTTTGGCCATTTCCAGCGGGTTTTTACTTTTATATTGCTCAAAAATATGAAGCTGCTCATCCGGATATGGCAATCGAGCTAAACGAAAAATCACTGGTGAAAGATTACAAATCCGGATTGCAGCCTGTTGCCAATTTAAGCTCAGAGTTGCCTCTAAATCAGAATGAAAATTAG
- the pilB gene encoding type IV-A pilus assembly ATPase PilB, whose translation MATLAEEQRLQGIGQLLVLEQLLEKDKTLKYQQLASADNVTLLQYLVNNSILSAVNIASAIARNFGVPLLDLDCIEFDSIPSTLVSEKLIRRHHMIPLFHRGNHLYLATDDPSQQASLKEIQFHTGLHAHPVVVETDKLAQLIEHLLREKESQGLHDYVDESVDLDGLEISSEEEEHDIESAASASEDAPVVKFVNKILLDAIKNSVSDIHFEPYEQTYRIRYRQDGVLTEVASPPVSLSGRITARIKVMSNLDISERRVPQDGRFKMKLSKSRAIDFRVSTCPTVGGEKVVMRILDPGSIKLGIEALGFSDIQKTHFLKSIERPQGMILVTGPTGSGKTVTLYTAMNILNTKERNISTAEDPVEIKVPGINQVNINPKAGLTFSGALRSFLRQDPDIIMVGEIRDLETAEIAVKAAQTGHLVLSTLHTNSAAETLTRLVNMGVPSFNIASSVSLIIAQRLARRLCEQCKTKRDDITEKGMIELGFSEEEAKKPIFKAVGCNQCNGGYRGRVGLFEVMPMSKAIGRLIMSGGNSLDILKQGQDEGMLTIFQSGLKKILEGVTTIEEVNRVTVD comes from the coding sequence ATGGCAACACTCGCAGAAGAACAACGATTGCAAGGCATAGGCCAATTATTGGTTCTTGAGCAACTCCTGGAAAAAGACAAGACTCTGAAATATCAGCAATTAGCCAGTGCCGATAATGTAACTTTACTCCAATATCTGGTCAATAACAGTATACTCAGTGCCGTTAATATTGCTTCCGCGATTGCCAGAAATTTTGGTGTACCTTTGTTGGATTTGGACTGTATCGAGTTTGATTCTATACCCTCCACACTCGTCAGTGAAAAACTTATCCGGCGCCATCATATGATTCCACTTTTTCACCGCGGTAATCATTTATACCTTGCAACAGATGATCCCAGTCAACAGGCATCTCTGAAAGAAATACAGTTTCACACCGGTCTGCATGCTCATCCTGTTGTCGTTGAAACAGACAAGTTAGCACAACTTATTGAGCATTTATTGCGGGAAAAAGAAAGCCAGGGTCTGCATGATTATGTCGATGAGTCCGTTGACCTCGATGGCCTTGAAATCAGTTCGGAAGAAGAAGAGCATGATATTGAATCAGCTGCCTCTGCTTCAGAAGATGCCCCTGTAGTCAAATTTGTAAATAAAATTCTGCTTGATGCCATTAAAAATTCAGTATCGGATATTCATTTTGAACCTTATGAACAAACATATAGAATCCGATATCGCCAAGATGGTGTTCTAACTGAAGTCGCATCACCTCCTGTCAGTCTTTCCGGACGTATCACTGCAAGAATCAAGGTCATGTCAAATCTGGATATTTCTGAAAGACGTGTGCCTCAGGATGGACGCTTTAAAATGAAATTATCAAAATCGAGAGCTATAGATTTCAGGGTAAGTACCTGCCCCACCGTGGGAGGTGAAAAGGTGGTTATGCGTATCCTTGATCCTGGAAGTATAAAATTAGGAATCGAAGCTTTGGGATTTAGCGATATTCAAAAAACTCATTTTTTAAAATCCATCGAACGCCCGCAAGGTATGATATTGGTAACAGGGCCTACAGGAAGCGGTAAAACCGTAACTTTATATACAGCCATGAATATTCTCAATACCAAAGAGAGGAACATCTCTACCGCTGAAGATCCCGTTGAAATTAAAGTCCCCGGTATCAATCAAGTCAATATTAACCCTAAAGCGGGACTCACTTTTTCTGGTGCACTTCGTTCATTTTTACGGCAAGATCCTGACATCATCATGGTTGGAGAAATTAGGGATCTTGAAACAGCTGAAATTGCAGTAAAGGCAGCTCAAACAGGCCATCTTGTTTTATCCACTCTTCACACAAACAGTGCCGCAGAAACATTGACTCGCCTGGTTAACATGGGTGTGCCTTCTTTCAATATTGCAAGCTCGGTAAGCTTAATCATCGCTCAGCGTCTGGCAAGACGCCTCTGTGAACAATGTAAAACAAAAAGAGACGATATCACTGAGAAAGGAATGATTGAATTAGGATTTAGTGAAGAAGAAGCTAAAAAGCCCATATTCAAAGCTGTGGGTTGTAATCAATGCAACGGTGGCTATCGGGGCAGAGTAGGATTATTTGAAGTCATGCCAATGTCAAAGGCAATAGGAAGACTCATTATGTCAGGAGGGAATTCCTTGGATATACTCAAACAAGGTCAAGATGAGGGCATGTTAACTATTTTTCAATCCGGATTGAAAAAAATATTGGAAGGGGTAACGACGATTGAGGAGGTCAACCGGGTAACCGTTGATTAA
- a CDS encoding type II secretion system F family protein, whose product MPKNANPMITFQYEGINRSGEKTKGEIEARSLAIAKADLRRQGIITKKVIKKRKSLFDKANKKITQADITVFSRQLATMIEAGIPLVQSFDIVAKGQSNKRVQDLINTIKNDVETGLTLAESLAKHPAYFNDLFCNLVDAGEKSGSLEVMLNKVATYKEKIESIKKKIKKALTYPIAVMVIAFLVTAGLLIFVVPQFESLFQGFGADLPAMTRMVIRLSETFQAYWYIIFGVLALAVYAFIYAKNHSPNFAQGVDRVMLKFPVIGPILEKAAIARFSRTLSITFAAGLPLVDALKSVAGATGNILFAKATDKIREEVSTGQQMQLAMENTHMFPNMVVQMVAIGEESGALEQMLSKVADFYEEEVDNAVDSLSSLLEPLIMAILGILVGGLVVAMYLPIFKLGSVV is encoded by the coding sequence ATGCCTAAAAATGCGAATCCAATGATTACCTTTCAATATGAAGGCATCAATCGTTCAGGAGAAAAAACAAAAGGTGAAATAGAAGCCAGGAGTCTGGCTATTGCCAAAGCGGATCTTCGCCGACAAGGAATTATTACCAAAAAAGTCATCAAGAAAAGAAAATCTCTTTTTGATAAAGCCAATAAAAAAATTACTCAGGCTGATATTACCGTTTTCAGTCGGCAGTTGGCCACCATGATAGAAGCCGGTATTCCTTTGGTACAATCGTTTGATATTGTGGCAAAAGGTCAAAGCAATAAGCGCGTTCAGGATTTAATTAATACCATAAAAAATGATGTTGAAACAGGACTTACACTTGCTGAATCATTGGCGAAACATCCGGCTTATTTTAATGATTTATTTTGCAACCTGGTCGATGCCGGAGAAAAATCAGGTTCACTGGAGGTCATGTTAAATAAAGTCGCAACTTATAAGGAAAAAATAGAATCCATCAAAAAGAAAATTAAAAAAGCGCTGACTTATCCTATAGCCGTTATGGTGATAGCCTTTCTTGTGACCGCAGGTTTGTTGATTTTTGTCGTTCCTCAGTTTGAGTCTTTATTTCAAGGTTTTGGAGCTGATTTACCGGCCATGACCCGGATGGTCATTCGCTTATCTGAGACATTCCAGGCTTATTGGTATATTATTTTCGGTGTTTTAGCACTTGCTGTTTATGCTTTTATCTACGCTAAAAATCATTCTCCTAATTTTGCTCAGGGGGTAGATCGCGTCATGCTTAAGTTTCCTGTTATAGGTCCTATTCTTGAAAAAGCAGCCATTGCTCGATTTTCACGTACGCTATCCATCACGTTTGCAGCCGGCTTGCCTTTGGTTGATGCTTTAAAATCAGTTGCCGGAGCCACAGGTAATATTCTTTTTGCCAAGGCGACTGATAAAATCAGAGAAGAAGTCTCGACCGGCCAACAAATGCAACTCGCCATGGAAAATACTCATATGTTTCCCAATATGGTAGTACAAATGGTAGCGATTGGTGAGGAATCGGGCGCTTTGGAGCAAATGCTGTCCAAGGTGGCTGATTTTTATGAAGAAGAAGTGGATAATGCCGTTGATTCATTAAGCAGTTTACTTGAACCTCTTATTATGGCTATATTAGGCATTCTGGTTGGTGGGCTGGTTGTGGCCATGTATTTACCTATCTTCAAACTTGGATCAGTGGTTTAA
- a CDS encoding prepilin peptidase, producing MFEILLLENPLLTYLIIGLFFLAVGSLLNVIIYRVPLMLKAEWTEQCYELLQIKPENKIKQINLFYPRSFCPNCNKTVKAWQNIPLFSYLFLKGRCYYCRKSISLRYPFIELLTLILSIYCFLHFGMNLNLLFALLFIWIIICLIFIDFEHQLLPDSLTLSLLWLGLIANTADLFTTLPNAVLSAAGAYLALWIFVKLFYLLTGKVGMGHGDFKLFAAMGAWFGWTQLPLILVLSSFTGAVIGLIYLHLKNKSKDTAIPFGPFLCIAGLISLFWGHSLISWYLHFY from the coding sequence ATGTTCGAAATACTACTATTGGAAAACCCCCTTCTAACATACCTCATTATCGGTCTTTTTTTCCTGGCGGTTGGCAGTCTTTTAAACGTCATCATCTACAGAGTTCCATTAATGCTAAAAGCAGAATGGACTGAACAATGTTATGAGCTGTTGCAAATAAAGCCTGAAAATAAAATAAAACAAATCAATTTATTCTACCCCCGCTCATTTTGTCCAAATTGCAACAAAACAGTAAAAGCCTGGCAAAATATTCCATTATTCAGTTACTTGTTTCTTAAAGGACGATGTTATTATTGCAGAAAATCCATTTCTTTACGTTATCCTTTCATTGAACTCCTTACACTTATACTATCCATTTATTGCTTCCTGCACTTTGGGATGAATCTCAATCTCCTTTTTGCCTTGTTGTTTATCTGGATAATCATATGTCTCATTTTTATTGATTTTGAACATCAGTTATTACCTGACAGTTTGACATTAAGTCTATTATGGCTTGGTTTAATTGCCAATACCGCTGATCTTTTTACCACTCTGCCCAACGCTGTGCTTTCTGCTGCCGGTGCTTACCTCGCATTGTGGATTTTTGTAAAACTGTTTTATTTGCTCACGGGTAAGGTAGGCATGGGGCATGGTGATTTTAAACTGTTTGCTGCCATGGGAGCCTGGTTTGGATGGACTCAATTGCCTTTAATTCTAGTGCTGTCATCCTTCACTGGTGCTGTCATTGGTTTGATTTATCTGCACCTGAAAAATAAATCAAAAGACACAGCAATACCTTTTGGCCCTTTTCTCTGCATTGCAGGACTGATTTCACTTTTCTGGGGGCATTCACTGATTTCCTGGTATCTACATTTTTATTAA
- the ppsR gene encoding posphoenolpyruvate synthetase regulatory kinase/phosphorylase PpsR, with the protein MKRYVYMISDGTGITVEGLGTSLITQFEHIQFEKITIPYVDTLEKADNVVLNINQSYQESGQKPLVFMTLVNPEISQKIKTAKACIFDLFNTFLGQIEEELNIKSSYKVGRTHGVANNESYGQRIEAVEYALSHDDGIKTRDYDKADIILIGVSRCGKTPSCLYMALQYGVLAANYPFTEEDLNHFHLPELLRKHKKKLFGLTIDCNRLQQIRNERRPNSRYASITQCQLETSEVEAMYKRENIPYLDSTKYSIEEISTKVLSIAGIKRKI; encoded by the coding sequence ATGAAACGTTATGTTTACATGATTTCAGATGGTACTGGAATTACAGTAGAAGGATTGGGAACCAGTTTAATTACGCAGTTTGAACATATACAATTTGAAAAAATAACCATCCCGTATGTGGACACGCTGGAAAAAGCCGATAATGTCGTTTTAAATATCAATCAGTCCTATCAAGAAAGCGGTCAGAAACCATTGGTTTTCATGACCTTGGTTAATCCAGAGATCAGTCAAAAAATAAAAACAGCCAAAGCCTGTATATTCGATTTATTTAACACATTCCTCGGCCAGATTGAAGAAGAATTAAACATCAAGTCTTCCTATAAGGTGGGACGGACACACGGTGTGGCTAATAATGAGTCATATGGTCAGCGCATTGAGGCCGTTGAATATGCCCTTTCACATGATGATGGTATAAAAACACGTGATTATGATAAAGCCGATATTATTTTAATTGGGGTTTCACGATGTGGGAAAACACCAAGCTGCCTCTATATGGCACTGCAATACGGTGTTTTGGCGGCAAATTATCCTTTTACTGAAGAGGATTTAAATCATTTTCATTTACCTGAGCTCCTGCGTAAGCATAAAAAGAAGCTTTTTGGTTTAACCATCGATTGTAATCGCTTACAGCAAATTCGCAATGAACGCCGTCCAAACAGCCGTTATGCCTCCATTACTCAGTGCCAGTTGGAAACGTCTGAAGTTGAGGCCATGTATAAACGAGAAAATATTCCTTATCTTGATTCCACAAAATATTCTATAGAAGAAATTTCAACTAAAGTTCTGAGTATCGCCGGAATTAAGCGAAAAATATAA
- a CDS encoding bifunctional 2-methylcitrate dehydratase/aconitate hydratase, whose product MRSYVEENIKPEYDQVMIDIADYILDKELHSEEAYETARLCLMDTLGCGILALNFQECTKLLGPIVQGANLPGGSRVPGTRYELDPVRAAFNIGTMIRWLDFNDTWLAAEWGHPSDNLGSILAVADYVSRQNEKNNQPSLTMYDVLTAMIKAHEIQGCFALENSFNRVGLDHVILVKLASAAVAAHLFGGDRDQLLRTLSQVFVDGQSLRTYRHAPNAGSRKSWAAGDATARAVNLALIARQGEMGYPSALTVSNWGFYDVLFKGKPFQFQRPYGSYVMENVLFKLSYPAEFHAQTAVECAVQLHPLVKERFEDIQSIELTTHESAIRIISKKGPLHNPADRDHCLQYMVAIGLLYGDLRAEHYEADVASDPRINQLREKMQVEENKQFSHDYLDPEKRSIANSIKLIFKDGSESEQITIEYPIGHKRRRKEGIPVLLDKFKRNLATRFSASECEKILNAMNDTHSLAKMPVTNFMSLWVV is encoded by the coding sequence ATGCGTTCTTATGTAGAAGAGAATATTAAACCCGAATATGATCAGGTGATGATAGATATTGCAGATTATATTTTGGATAAAGAGCTCCACAGTGAGGAAGCGTATGAAACAGCCAGGTTATGTCTGATGGATACCCTCGGATGTGGAATACTGGCATTGAATTTCCAGGAATGCACTAAGCTGCTTGGCCCTATTGTACAGGGCGCTAATTTGCCTGGGGGATCAAGGGTTCCTGGAACTCGTTACGAACTGGATCCGGTAAGGGCGGCATTTAATATCGGAACGATGATACGTTGGCTGGATTTTAATGATACCTGGCTGGCTGCTGAATGGGGACATCCTTCAGATAATCTGGGATCTATTCTGGCTGTTGCGGATTATGTCAGTCGTCAAAATGAAAAAAATAACCAGCCATCCTTGACCATGTATGATGTATTGACAGCCATGATTAAAGCTCATGAAATTCAAGGGTGCTTTGCTCTTGAAAACAGTTTTAATCGTGTGGGCCTTGATCATGTTATTTTGGTTAAACTGGCCAGCGCCGCTGTAGCTGCTCATTTGTTTGGCGGAGATCGCGATCAATTATTGAGAACATTGTCTCAAGTGTTTGTGGATGGTCAAAGCTTAAGAACTTATCGCCATGCCCCGAATGCCGGGTCAAGGAAATCTTGGGCAGCGGGAGATGCAACTGCACGGGCCGTGAATTTGGCACTTATTGCCAGGCAAGGTGAAATGGGCTATCCCAGTGCTTTGACGGTTTCCAATTGGGGCTTCTATGATGTATTGTTTAAAGGAAAGCCTTTCCAATTTCAACGCCCTTATGGGAGCTATGTTATGGAGAATGTGTTGTTTAAGCTCTCATATCCTGCGGAATTTCATGCTCAGACCGCTGTTGAATGCGCTGTGCAGTTGCATCCTTTAGTGAAGGAGCGATTTGAAGATATTCAATCCATTGAATTGACAACACATGAATCAGCTATTCGTATTATCAGCAAGAAAGGCCCTCTGCATAATCCAGCAGACAGGGATCATTGCTTGCAATATATGGTTGCGATCGGTCTTTTATATGGTGATCTGCGTGCTGAACATTATGAAGCTGATGTGGCCTCTGATCCGAGAATCAATCAATTAAGAGAAAAAATGCAGGTTGAGGAAAATAAACAGTTTTCCCATGACTATCTTGATCCGGAGAAACGTTCCATTGCAAACAGTATAAAATTAATATTTAAAGACGGCTCTGAAAGCGAACAGATAACTATTGAATATCCCATTGGTCATAAACGTCGCAGAAAAGAAGGAATACCGGTCCTGTTGGATAAATTTAAACGCAATCTCGCCACACGTTTTTCAGCTTCAGAATGTGAAAAAATATTAAATGCCATGAATGATACTCATTCATTAGCAAAGATGCCCGTGACTAATTTTATGTCTTTATGGGTGGTTTGA